One region of Quercus lobata isolate SW786 chromosome 2, ValleyOak3.0 Primary Assembly, whole genome shotgun sequence genomic DNA includes:
- the LOC115975157 gene encoding subtilisin-like protease SBT3.9, which produces MDINPRNWKWARKSHILLILSLFLLQNHLQVFVILVEANSSVHIVYLGQKKYEDPATTKRSHHEMLSNLLGSKEAAKSSILYSYRHGFSGFAARLTESQAEAIADFPGVVQVIPNRIRKLHTTRSWDFIGINHHSSKNLLTKSNMGKGIIIGVIDSGVWPESESFNDEGMAPIPSRWKGICQQGQLFNSTNCNKKLIGARWFIKGLRDKLKMPINESDMEYLSPRDAEGHGTHTASTAAGYYVNKANYGGLATGLARGGAPLAHLAIYKACWQIGFGGCTDADFLKAIDKAIHDGVDILSLSLGDGIPLYSYVDHRDSVAIGSFHAVMKGITVVCSAGNDGPISQTIANTAPWVITIAATTIDRAFLTAITLGNNHTLWGQSMYTGKHNHGFTGLTYSERIAVDPNDDSAKDCQPGSLNATMAAGKIVLCFSQSPQPAIASASDSVLEAGGVGIIFAQLHDDGIQSCYSIPCIKVDYEVGTQILSYIRKARSPTAKLSFPRTVIGKWSSPRVASFSSRGPSSMSPAVLKPDIAAPGVDILAAVPPSYGSGFALKSGTSMACPHVSGIVALIKSAHPNWSPAAIRSALVTTASQVGTDGSGIAQDDPNHKAADPFDVGGGNVNPNKAVDPGLIYNISIGDYVEFLCSMGYSSASITTLTKTTIDCTKKGHFGPNLNLPSITIPKLQKKLTVTRTVTNVGPVSTVYKVVVQAPHGITMAVTPQTLSFNVTTQILSFKVTFFSTSKLNGDYKFGSLTWKDGKHRVRIPIAVRAINFESFEDL; this is translated from the exons ATGGATATCAATCCAAGAAACTGGAAATGGGCAAGAAAAAGCCACATtcttttgattctctctctctttttactGCAAAACCATCTTCAAGTCTTTGTGATATTGGTTGAGGCCAACAGTAGT GTACATATTGTGTACCTGGGTCAAAAGAAGTATGAGGATCCAGCTACCACCAAACGGTCTCACCATGAAATGCTATCAAATTTGCTAGGAAG CAAGGAAGCTGCTAAGAGTTCCATACTTTACAGCTATAGACatggtttttctgggtttgcgGCAAGATTGACAGAATCTCAGGCAGAAGCAATTGCAg ATTTTCCTGGAGTTGTCCAAGTGATCCCAAATCGCATTCGCAAGCTCCATACAACCAGAAGCTGGGACTTTATTGGGATCAATCATCATTCTTCAAAAAATCTACTAACAAAAAGCAATATGGGTAAAGGAATTATCATTGGTGTGATAGATTCAG GAGTTTGGCCAGAGTCTGAGAGTTTCAATGACGAAGGTATGGCTCCAATTCCATCACGCTGGAAGGGAATTTGCCAACAAGGGCAGCTGTTTAACTCCACAAATTGCAACAAGAAACTTATTGGAGCTCGCTGGTTTATAAAAGGACTGAGGGATAAACTCAAAATGCCCATCAATGAATCTGACATGGAGTATCTTTCACCGCGAGATGCAGAAGGTCATGGAACTCATACAGCTTCAACAGCAGCTGGCTATTATGTTAATAAAGCAAACTATGGAGGACTAGCTACAGGTTTAGCCAGAGGAGGAGCACCTCTTGCTCACTTAGCTATTTACAAGGCTTGTTGGCAGATCGGTTTCGGAGGATGCACTGATGCTGACTTCCTAAAAGCAATCGACAAAGCCATACATGATGGAGTTGATATCCTATCCTTATCTCTTGGCGATGGGATTCCTTTGTATTCCTACGTTGATCATCGTGATTCTGTTGCCATTGGTTCTTTCCATGCAGTCATGAAGGGGATCACCGTAGTTTGTTCAGCAGGAAATGATGGCCCTATCTCACAAACAATAGCCAACACTGCACCCTGGGTTATCACCATTGCTGCAACCACAATAGACAGGGCCTTCCTGACAGCCATTACACTTGGAAACAACCACACTCTATGG gGCCAATCTATGTATACTGGAAAACATAATCATGGATTCACAGGCCTTACATACTCAGAACGCATAGCTGTTGATCCCAATGATGATTCAGC CAAGGACTGTCAACCTGGAAGTCTTAATGCAACAATGGCAGCAGGGAAAATTGTACTATGTTTCTCACAATCACCACAACCAGCTATAGCCTCAGCATCAGATTCTGTGCTGGAAGCAGGAGGAGTTGGAATCATATTTGCACAGCTTCATGATGACGGGATTCAGTCATGCTATTCAATCCCATGTATCAAAGTTGATTATGAAGTAGGCACACAAATACTTTCCTACATCAGAAAGGCAAG GTCTCCGACTGCAAAGTTGAGTTTTCCAAGGACTGTCATTGGGAAATGGTCATCTCCACGAGTTGCATCTTTCTCATCCAGAGGACCAAGTTCCATGTCCCCAGCAGTGCTAAAG CCTGATATCGCGGCACCAGGTGTTGACATATTAGCTGCAGTTCCACCATCTTATGGCAGTGGATTTGCACTGAAATCAGGAACTTCAATGGCTTGTCCCCATGTGTCAGGAATAGTAGCTCTCATTAAATCTGCACATCCTAACTGGTCTCCTGCAGCCATAAGATCAGCTCTGGTCACAACTG CTTCCCAAGTTGGAACAGATGGATCAGGCATAGCTCAAGACGACCCCAACCACAAGGCAGCTGACCCCTTTGATGTTGGTGGTGGGAATGTTAATCCCAACAAAGCAGTGGACCCGGGTTTGATTTACAATATTAGCATTGGTGATTATGTTGAGTTCCTCTGCTCCATGGGTTACAGCAGTGCCTCCATTACCACATTAACCAAGACCACAATTGATTGTACTAAGAAAGGCCATTTTGGACCGAATCTCAACCTCCCTTCTATCACAATTCCAAAACTCCAAAAGAAATTAACAGTAACTAGAACAGTGACAAATGTGGGGCCTGTTAGTACAGTGTATAAAGTTGTAGTGCAGGCCCCCCATGGCATAACAATGGCAGTTACGCCTCAAACTTTGAGTTTCAATGTGACCACTCAAATTCTTTCCTTCAAAGTTACCTTCTTCTCAACCTCAAAACTGAATGGAGACTACAAATTTGGAAGTCTAACATGGAAAGATGGTAAGCATCGTGTTAGGATTCCAATAGCCGTTCGTGCCATCAATTTTGAATCATTTGAAGATTTGTAA
- the LOC115975158 gene encoding subtilisin-like protease SBT3.5 has protein sequence MDDMGKKMSPLFVLVYLFLVLNGEGIIANVEAKSNVHIIYLGERQYDEPKLITDLHHDMLAKVVGSNEIASDLMVYSYKHGFSGFAAKLTKSQAQKLAELPGVVRVIPNRLHKLQTTRSWDFLGLSSHSPNNILHSSNMGDGAIIGVFDTGLWPESRVFRDEGLGPVPPRWRGVCKSGEKFNASTHCNRKIIGARWYINGFLAEYGKPLNTSGDQEFLSPRDANGHGTHTASTAGGSFVGNVSYKGLGSGTVRGGAPRARLAIYKVCWDILGGQCSSADILKAFDDAIHDGVDVLSLSIGSSIPLFSDVDERDGIATGSFHAVARGITVVCGAANEGPSAYTVHNTAPWILTVAASTMDRAFPTSITLGNNKTLLGQAIFTGKEIGFTDLIYLESTKFDPNAAGMCEDLSLNNISVSGKVVLCFTSIARRTALVQASGVVKEAGGVGVIIAKKPNDALYSCDGDFPCIEVDYEIGTRILFYIRSTRSPLVKLSPSKTIVGKPVSPKVAYFSSRGPNSIAPAILKPDITAPGANILAATSPLGQIMDGGYAMLSGTSMSTPHISGIVALLKVLHPHWSPAAIKSALITTAWQTGPSGLPIFAEGFPQNLANPFDFGGGIVNANGAADPGLVYDMGTTDYIHYLCAMAYNNSAISRLTGKSTVCPSTKVSILDVNLPSITIPSLRNSSTITRTVTNVGGLKTIYRAVIDPPIGIMVSVKPDVLVFNSTIKKISFKVTVSTTHKVDTGYYFGSLTWTNGVHAVRSPLSVRTELLQSYADDN, from the exons ATGGATGATATGGGCAAAAAAATGAGTCCCTTGTTTGTTTTAGTATATCTATTTTTGGTTCTGAATGGCGAGGGCATCATAGCAAACGTGGAGGCTAAGAGCAAT GTTCACATAATTTATCTGGGAGAGAGGCAGTACGATGAACCCAAGTTGATCACTGATTTACATCATGATATGCTTGCAAAAGTAGTAGGGAG CAATGAAATAGCGTCAGACTTGATGGTCTACAGTTACAAACATGGCTTCTCTGGATTTGCAGCCAAGCTCACAAAGTCTCAAGCACAAAAACTTGCTG AGTTGCCCGGTGTTGTTCGAGTCATACCAAATAGGCTTCACAAGCTGCAGACAACTAGGAGCTGGGATTTTCTTGGTCTCTCTTCTCATTCTCCTAACAATATTCTTCACAGTAGTAATATGGGTGATGGAGCTATCATCGGTGTCTTTGATACAG GACTATGGCCGGAGTCCAGAGTTTTCAGAGATGAAGGCCTCGGGCCAGTTCCACCTCGTTGGAGGGGTGTCTGTAAATCTGGGGAGAAATTCAATGCCTCAACGCACTGCAACAGGAAAATTATTGGAGCGCGATGGTACATCAATGGATTTCTTGCCGAGTACGGAAAGCCGTTGAACACATCTGGAGACCAAGAATTCTTATCTCCAAGAGATGCAAATGGACATGGCACACACACAGCCAGCACAGCTGGTGGTTCATTTGTGGGCAATGTTAGCTACAAGGGCCTTGGATCTGGAACTGTTAGAGGTGGTGCACCTCGTGCTCGCTTAGCCATATACAAGGTTTGCTGGGATATACTTGGAGGCCAATGTTCATCAGCTGATATACTCAAAGCCTTTGATGATGCCATACATGATGGGGTTGATGTTTTATCTTTGTCAATTGGGTCTTCCATTCCTCTGTTCTCAGATGTTGATGAACGTGATGGCATTGCAACTGGTTCATTCCATGCTGTGGCTAGGGGCATCACTGTAGTTTGTGGAGCTGCAAATGAAGGACCTTCAGCATATACAGTACATAACACAGCACCATGGATCTTAACTGTTGCAGCAAGCACTATGGATCGAGCATTTCCTACATCCATTACACTTGGAAACAATAAAACTTTACTG GGTCAAGCCATTTTTACAGGAAAGGAGATAGGTTTTACAGACTTGATATACCTGGAATCAACAAAATTTGATCCTAATGCAGCAGG TATGTGTGAAGACCTTTCACTCAATAACATTTCAGTATCCGGGAAGGTGGTGCTCTGCTTCACTTCAATTGCTCGTCGGACTGCTTTAGTGCAAGCATCAGGAGTTGTTAAAGAAGCAGGAGGTGTTGGGGTTATTATTGCCAAGAAGCCCAATGATGCCTTGTATTCATGTGACGGTGACTTCCCATGCATTGAAGTTGACTATGAAATTGGCACCAGGATACTATTTTACATCAGGTCTACCAG GTCTCCTCTAGTAAAGTTAAGCCCTTCCAAAACAATTGTGGGCAAGCCAGTATCACCCAaggtggcctatttctcatccaGGGGGCCTAATTCTATTGCACCAGCAATTCTCAAG CCAGATATAACTGCACCTGGTGCCAACATATTAGCTGCCACTTCTCCCCTTGGTCAAATTATGGATGGTGGATATGCCATGCTATCTGGAACTTCAATGTCAACTCCTCATATCTCAGGCATTGTGGCACTTCTCAAAGTGTTGCATCCTCACTGGTCCCCAGCAGCCATTAAATCAGCTCTTATCACAACCG CATGGCAGACTGGTCCATCTGGTTTACCAATCTTTGCTGAGGGATTTCCTCAAAACCTTGCTAATCCATTTGACTTTGGAGGTGGCATTGTAAATGCAAATGGGGCAGCAGACCCTGGACTGGTATATGACATGGGCACAACCGACTATATACATTACCTCTGTGCCATGGCTTACAACAACTCTGCTATCTCTCGGCTCACAGGGAAATCCACTGTGTGCCCCAGTACTAAAGTCTCCATTTTGGATGTAAATCTACCTTCCATAACCATACCAAGTCTCAGAAATTCTTCCACTATCACTAGAACTGTTACAAATGTTGGAGGCTTGAAAACCATTTATAGAGCTGTTATTGACCCTCCAATTGGCATTATGGTATCGGTAAAACCTGATGTCTTGGTCTTCAACTCTACTATCAAGAAGATCTCCTTCAAGGTTACAGTCTCCACAACCCACAAAGTGGACACTGGCTACTATTTTGGAAGCCTAACATGGACTAATGGAGTGCATGCTGTAAGGAGTCCTTTGTCCGTGAGAACTGAGCTCTTACAATCTTACGCTGATGATAACTAA